A single window of Mustela erminea isolate mMusErm1 chromosome 4, mMusErm1.Pri, whole genome shotgun sequence DNA harbors:
- the HTR1E gene encoding 5-hydroxytryptamine receptor 1E: MNITNCTAEASVAVRPKTITEKMLISMTLVIITTLTMLLNLAVIMAICTTKKLHQPANYLICSLAVTDLLVAVLVMPLSIMYIVMDSWKLGYFICEVWLSVDMTCCTCSILHLCVIALDRYWAITNAIEYARKRTAKRAVLMILTVWTISIFISMPPLFWRSHRQLSPPPSECTIQHDHVIYTIYSTLGAFYIPLTLILILYYRIYHAAKSLYQKRGSSRHLSNRSTDSQNSFASCKLTQTFCVSDFSTSDPTTEFEKIHNSIRIPSFDNDLDHPGERQQISSTRERKAARILGLILGAFILSWLPFFIKELIVGLSIYTVSSEVADFLTWLGYVNSLINPLLYTSFNEDFKLAFKKLIKCREHV; encoded by the coding sequence ATGAATATCACTAACTGTACCGCAGAAGCCAGTGTGGCTGTGAGACCCAAGACCATcactgaaaagatgctcatctcCATGACTCTGGTGATCATCACCACCCTGACCATGTTACTGAACTTGGCGGTGATCATGGCCATCTGTACCACCAAGAAGCTCCACCAGCCTGCCAACTACCTGATCTGTTCCCTGGCTGTGACAGATCTCCTGGTGGCAGTACTCGTCATGCCACTGAGCATCATGTACATTGTCATGGACAGCTGGAAACTAGGATACTTCATCTGTGAGGTGTGGCTGAGTGTGGACATGACCTGCTGCACCTGCTCCATCCTCCATCTCTGTGTGATTGCCCTAGACAGGTACTGGGCCATCACCAATGCTATTGAATATGCCAGGAAGAGGACCGCCAAGAGGGCTGTGCTGATGATCCTCACCGTCTGGACCATCTCCATCTTCATCTCCATGCCCCCCCTGTTCTGGAGAAGCCACCGCCAACTCAGCCCACCTCCTAGTGAGTGTACCATCCAGCATGACCATGTCATCTACACCATTTATTCCACGCTTGGAGCATTTTATATCCCCTTGACTTTGATACTTATTCTGTATTACCGGATCTACCATGCAGCCAAGAGCCTTTACCAGAAAAGAGGATCAAGCCGGCACTTAAGCAACAGAAGCACAGATAGCCAAAATTCTTTTGCGAGTTGTAAACTTACACAGACTTTCTGTGTGTCTGATTTCTCCACCTCAGACCCTACCACCGAGTTTGAAAAGATCCACAACTCTATCAGGATCCCTTCCTTCGATAATGATCTAGATCACCCAGGAGAACGTCAGCAGATCTCTAGTACCAGGGAACGCAAGGCAGCACGCATCCTAGGACTGATTTTGGGAGCATTCATTTTGTCGTGGCTTCCATTTTTCATCAAAGAATTAATTGTGGGTCTGAGTATCTACACAGTGTCCTCTGAAGTGGCTGATTTTTTAACGTGGCTTGGTTATGTTAATTCTCTGATCAACCCTCTGCTCTATACAAGTTTTAATGAAGACTTTAAActggcttttaaaaaactaattaagtGCCGAGAACATGTGTAG